The following are encoded together in the bacterium genome:
- a CDS encoding pyridoxal phosphate-dependent aminotransferase: MEISNRMKQIAPSMTLAIDAKAKKLQEEGVDVLNFGAGEPDFKTPQVICDAAKKAIDDGVHKYTPVPGTLELRKAIAQYLEREYKVQYAPTDIVASCGAKHSLYNVFMAILNPGDEVLIPAPYWVSYPEQVKLAGGIPVFVDCPESQEFKLTAEVLAPKITSKTKVLVLNSPSNPTGAVVGRKALESIAELVLKHKLIVVSDEIYAKLVYGEAHTCFPSISKEVAAQTILVNGMSKAYAMTGWRLGYAAGPANVMKAISDLQGQSTSNPTAIVQKAGVAACAMPDSEIQKMVEIFQKRRDMIVDGLNAIPGIQCLKPAGAFYVFPNVKGLFKPGRSNSLELSEYLLDKAKVALTPGIAFGAEGYMRLSYATSEKVIQEGLRRIKEAV; encoded by the coding sequence ATGGAAATCTCGAACCGCATGAAACAGATCGCGCCCTCGATGACACTGGCCATCGACGCGAAGGCGAAGAAGCTCCAGGAAGAGGGCGTGGACGTCCTCAACTTCGGGGCCGGGGAACCGGATTTCAAGACGCCCCAGGTCATCTGTGACGCCGCCAAGAAGGCCATCGACGACGGTGTCCACAAGTACACCCCCGTGCCGGGCACCCTGGAACTGCGCAAGGCCATCGCCCAATATCTGGAGCGGGAATACAAGGTCCAATACGCCCCCACCGACATCGTGGCCTCCTGCGGGGCGAAACATTCCCTCTATAACGTGTTCATGGCGATCCTGAACCCGGGCGACGAGGTGCTGATCCCGGCCCCCTATTGGGTGAGCTATCCCGAGCAGGTGAAACTGGCGGGCGGGATACCGGTCTTCGTGGATTGCCCCGAATCGCAGGAATTCAAACTGACCGCCGAGGTCCTGGCCCCCAAGATCACCTCCAAGACCAAGGTCTTGGTCCTGAATTCCCCCAGCAACCCCACGGGCGCGGTGGTGGGCCGCAAGGCGCTCGAGTCCATCGCGGAATTGGTCCTCAAGCACAAGCTCATCGTGGTCTCCGATGAGATCTACGCCAAGCTGGTCTACGGCGAGGCCCATACCTGTTTCCCGTCCATTTCCAAGGAAGTGGCCGCCCAGACCATCCTGGTCAATGGGATGTCCAAGGCCTATGCCATGACCGGCTGGCGGCTGGGTTACGCCGCGGGTCCCGCCAACGTGATGAAGGCCATCTCGGACCTTCAGGGCCAATCCACCTCCAACCCCACGGCCATCGTGCAGAAGGCCGGGGTGGCCGCCTGTGCCATGCCGGATTCGGAGATCCAGAAGATGGTCGAGATATTCCAAAAACGCCGGGACATGATCGTGGACGGCTTGAACGCCATCCCGGGCATCCAGTGCCTGAAGCCCGCCGGGGCCTTCTATGTGTTCCCGAACGTGAAGGGTCTGTTCAAGCCCGGCCGCTCCAATTCGCTGGAGCTTTCCGAGTACCTGCTCGACAAGGCCAAGGTGGCCTTGACGCCCGGCATCGCTTTCGGCGCGGAAGGCTATATGCGCCTTTCCTACGCCACCAGCGAGAAGGTCATCCAAGAGGGACTGCGCCGGATCAAGGAAGCCGTCTAA